Part of the Paenibacillus sp. JNUCC32 genome is shown below.
TCCTGAGATTATTCGATTCGCTGTCCAGGGCGTGGGGAGAAGGGAATGGCCGGGCTTATGCGGAATGCTTTACCGATGATGCGGATTACGTGACGTTTAGCGGACAGCACTTGAAGGGTCGCCAAGAGATTGATGAGGTTCATCAGAAGCTGTGGGACGGGGTGCTCCGCGACTCCAAACTGGTAGCGGGACCGACCCCGACGCAGCTGCGTTTCCTGACCCCGGAGCTTGCGATAGCCCAGGCTACGGGAGCGGTGCAGCTCAGATTCCATAAGAAGCCGCCCACCGGCCGCTTCTCCATTAATACCAACGTGCTGGTCAAAGTGAACGGAGAGTGGAAGATATCGGCATTTCATAACTGCCGGATTCAGAAGCCAGGCTGGATTCAGCGGATGATGATGCGTTCGAATTCAAAATCCAGCTGACATAAAGATGTGGAGGATGAGCCTTTGAAGAAGGGTGCGCTGATCGGAAAAGGCAGGAGTGCAGAGGTCTATGAATGGGGAGAGTCTCAGGCACTAAAGCTGTATTATGAAGGGTATCGCCCGGAATGGGTGACGTATGAGGCGGAGATGGGCCGCATCGTTGCGGAAGCGGGGGTTCCCGCCCCTTCCGTCTTTGACATGGTGGATATTGAAGGACGTACGGGGCTGGTGTATGAACGGATTACGGGCCCTTCGATGCTGCGTCAGGTTCAATCGGCACCGTTTCAGCTAACGAAGTGCGCCCGGGATATGGCGCAGCTCCAACATGCGACGCACAGCTGCACGACCAGCCTGCTGCCGCCGCAAAAAGAAAAGCTGGAACACGCGATTCTTGATGCAAGCGGCATCCTGCAAGAAAAAGCGCAGGCCATATGCAAGGTGCTGGATTCATTTCCGGAAGGCGATTCCATCTGCCATGGCGACTTTCACCCGGACAATGTGATCGTCGCGGAGAACGGATGCCGGGCGATCGACTGGAACAATGCCCATGTGGGTAACCCGCTATGCGACGTCGCCAGGACATCGCTCATGTTCCAATCGCCGTTTAACCCGGTCGATCAGCCGGGCATCCTGGTGCTTCCGCTTCGGATGGCCCGCATGCTGTGGAATAGAGTATACCTGAACGAGTACTGCCGATTATCCCGTGCGAAGCTGGAGGATATCGACCGGTGGATGCTGCCCGTAGCGGCGGCCAGGCTGAGAGAGGATGTTCCCGGGGAAAGAGATTGGCTGCTCGGGCTGATTGAAGACCGGCTCCGTGCTTATGCTTAATGAAATTCCTGCGGAGGGAGAGCGGCTTCCATAATATAGGGCAAGTTCCCCGGTCGCCGCATCCGGATTTACATGCCTGTCTTCGCATGATATACGGAGAATGAGGTTCCCGTCCGGTAATAGGGGTAGCTCATATCCGTCTGGACCCGTTCCGCCGTCGCTGCATCGGTTAGCCTTTCGAGCACATATAAGCCGAGATCAATGGACGATGACACTCCGCTCCCCGTAAAGAGATGGCCGTCCTGTACAATGCGTGCTTGAACAACTTCCTTGCAGTAGGGTGTCAACAGCTCGTAAGCCGAAGCGTTGGTGGTAGCCCGCTTTCCCTCCAGCAAGCCGGCCGCGCCCAGAAGCAGCGATCCGGTGCAGACGGATACGAGATGCTTGGCTTCCCGGGCGGTCTGCAGCCAAGTCAGCACATCGGGGTCGCACCTCAGCTCCCTCGTGGTAAAGCCGCCAGGCACGAAGACCAGATCGTATTCCGAAAGATCCGGTTTGACCCGGGATACGACATACGCCAATCCGCGATCATCGGTAATTTGCGTGCTCAGCGCGCAATAATCCCAGGATATATCCGCTTCGGGACGGATGCGGGCAAGCCGGGTCATGACTTCGGTGAAGCCGATCAGGTCCAGGGCCGTCATGCCATGGAATAGAATGAAAGCCATTTTCATCAAAAACACCTGCCTATAGTGATTTTTTTAAGCTGGCGCCGCCCGGCTGACCTGGAACGGAACGCCTTCGATTCAGCGCGCGATGAATCCGGTAATAGCCCATGGCCGACAGAGCGCTGAAAATCAGGTTGATCCCGATCAGCGCTTGGTAGCTGTTCGTAAGGTCATACAGGAATCCGCCTGAGAAGGAGCCGAGAACGGCGCCCGCCTGATGGAAAATAAGCAGCGTTCCGGCCTGCAATCCAACGGAGCGATGGCCCATGGCTTCGCCGGCTACCAGAATACCGCCCGGAATGGCTCCTAAATAGCTGGCTCCGAAGATGATCGAGAAGAGGATCGGAGAGGCGCTGAAGTGCAGATACAGCACCATAAAGGCCACGATTCGAAAAACGTACAGGAAGGACAAGGCCAAACTCCTCGACATCCGGTCCAGGAGGAAGGCAAACAGCAGTCCGCCTGTCAGCTCAAGCAAACCGAGAATACTCAGTGAGGACGTGAACATTACCGAACTGATCTGATGATGGCGATGGATGGCCATCAGGTGCATTTCAACCGTTCCCATGCTGAAGCCGCATGTGAACAAAGCGAAGACCACCAGAAGCACGGTGCGGCTGGTTACCATCTCCTTGGCGATCGGGAGGATCCGTGGCCTCCCAGCCGATGGGGGCGATTCAGCAGCGGAGGGGTCGGCCTCGTGCTCTTCGCGCTTTCGTTCTTTCATGATAAGCAGGGTGAGCGGTATGGATACAAGCGTGATCCATAAGGTGAACGTGAATGCCGTTGTCCAATCGAGCCAGTCCCGGTTGCTTACAAATAGAGGCGTCAGAATGGCCAGGCCGAGCGAGCTCGCGCTGGTCATGATCATGAGTGCCTTCGCTTTATGGCGGCTGAACCAGCTTGTGACCACGACATAACCTGTACTTGCAGCCATGCCGGAAAGGCCGGAAAGCAGCCCGAGCCCCAGGAAGAATCCCGCCGGATGACGAAACGTAAGCACGGTCAGCATGGACATCACGCCAAACAGGGCGTTCAGGAGCATCATTTTTTTGGGACCGTATCGATCGGTCAACCATCCGCCGAGCGGAGAACAGATGGCGGCAACGGCAATGTTAACGGACCAGGTGAAGCTGATAAAGGTGAGGTCGACGCTTAAATCCCTTGCCATTTCGTGCTGGTAATAAGACATGACAAACCGGCTGATGGCCGCCGCAAACCCTAGCATCCATAGAAATATGAGAATGACCCATGCATAACCCCGGTCTCTTTTCATCGCAACCCCGTCAGCCCCTCTCCCAAGTCTTTACTTCCGCTATGTCATGCAATAAGCTAATTTTAATCATGGAATCGGAAATGAACAGGACAATTTAGAGCAACTGTATCAATACAGGGGGAGAAGCGGGATGGACACGAAGCACGAACAAATTGTTGCCCATATGATCCGCGAAGTGGAGAGGGGGCATATCCGATCAGGTCATAAGCTGCCATCGGTCAGAGCCTTGGCCAAAATGTTCTCCTGCAGTCCCAATACGGTCGTTCGTGCGTATCAGACCTTGGAGCGCGATGATGTCATCTACCCGGTCCCCAAGAGCGGTTACTATCTCGTGGAGGGGAGGGGCTCAGCCTCTGCGCGGACGGAAAGCGGGCCGATTGATTTCGCCTCAACGACGCCCCGGGGCGATTTTTTGCCGTTTCAGGAGATGGAGCACTGCCTGCGCAAGGCGATTTCCTTATACAAGGAGGAGCTGTTCGGTTACACCGATCCACAGGGGATTTTTTCGTTAAGGAACGAACTGAGCAGGTATTTTCACGCGCAGCAAATGTTCGCTAAACCTGATCAAATCGCTGTGGTGACCGGGGCTCAGCAGGCCTTCTCGATCCTGACGCGCATGCCTTTCCCGAGTGAGGAGGGACGGGCGGTCCTGGTGGAGCAGCCGACGTATTTCGGTTTCTTGGCGGCGGCGCGCGTTGCAGGCTGTCCGGTGATCGGCATCCATCGGGATGAGCATGGTATCGACCTGGAGGTACTGGAGTCTTATTTTCGTAGCGGACAGATCAAGCTGTTCTACACGGTGCCGCGATTCCTCAACCCGTTAGGCACCTCGTATTCGCTGGAGCAGAAGAGGCGTATCGCGGATCTCGCCCGGCAGTATGATGTCTATATCGTGGAGGACGATTATCTGGCGGACCTGGAGGAGGATTCGAAGGCGGACCCGTTGTACGCACTGGATCAGTCGGACCATGTCATCTATGTCAAAAGCTTCTCGAAGACGATCCTGCCAGGCATTCGGATGGGCGCCGTCCTTCTTCCGGATCGGCTGTTGGATCCGTTTATTAGGCATAAAAACGCCGCAGACATATCGTCGCCGATCCTCTCCCAAGGCACGCTTGAACTTTATATCAAGAGCGGCATGTACAACCGCCATGCAGCCCGCATCCGGGAGCATTACCGGGAGAAGATGCGCTATGCCATCGAGGTATGTGCCCGTGTCTTCGGCAGCGGCATTCACTATACGTGCCCCTCCTCCGGCGTGTTCATCACCCTCCGGCTGCCCCAGTATGTAAAGGCATCCGCACTTCAGGATCGCTTGCTGCAGAGAGGTATCTCGGTTACGAACGTGGATCAACATCTGCTGCCGGAGAATCAGCGCAATGACCGGATTCGGTTATGTATCATCGGGGTGGAGAAACCCCGAATCGAGGCGGGTATGATAGTGATCGAGGAGGAAATACGGCGTTTAGAGCGGCGGATGAGGTAGAAGGAATGACGGATCAAGCTGGGCAGCAGCTTGGGGAGAATACTTGGAAAACCTGCAGCACGGCTGCTTCCGAAATTAAGGATTATCATCGATTCCGTCATCGGGCAAAGACAAACCAACAAACAGGAGACCTATAGGTCTCCTGTTTGTTTGCGAATCGGCACGAGGGTCCAATAGGTTCCGCATCGCCACAACCATTCCAAAGGTCCGTATTGGAACCAACGCATCCACAGTTGGCTGGCTATGATCTGGAATATCACAATACCCAGGGAAACGAGCGAGGACACGACATAAGTCGTCGGTGTGGTGTTCAGCATGAAGCGCTGAATGCCTACCAGAAAGACGGTTTGCCCAATGTAGTTGGTAAGCGCCATGCGCCCGTATGCCTGTAACGGATACAGCATCTTCGCACCTACGCGGGTACGTCCAAGCATTAAGAGAGAGCTTA
Proteins encoded:
- a CDS encoding SgcJ/EcaC family oxidoreductase — its product is MNGTHEDRQAILRLFDSLSRAWGEGNGRAYAECFTDDADYVTFSGQHLKGRQEIDEVHQKLWDGVLRDSKLVAGPTPTQLRFLTPELAIAQATGAVQLRFHKKPPTGRFSINTNVLVKVNGEWKISAFHNCRIQKPGWIQRMMMRSNSKSS
- a CDS encoding phosphotransferase family protein, whose product is MKKGALIGKGRSAEVYEWGESQALKLYYEGYRPEWVTYEAEMGRIVAEAGVPAPSVFDMVDIEGRTGLVYERITGPSMLRQVQSAPFQLTKCARDMAQLQHATHSCTTSLLPPQKEKLEHAILDASGILQEKAQAICKVLDSFPEGDSICHGDFHPDNVIVAENGCRAIDWNNAHVGNPLCDVARTSLMFQSPFNPVDQPGILVLPLRMARMLWNRVYLNEYCRLSRAKLEDIDRWMLPVAAARLREDVPGERDWLLGLIEDRLRAYA
- a CDS encoding DJ-1/PfpI family protein, yielding MKMAFILFHGMTALDLIGFTEVMTRLARIRPEADISWDYCALSTQITDDRGLAYVVSRVKPDLSEYDLVFVPGGFTTRELRCDPDVLTWLQTAREAKHLVSVCTGSLLLGAAGLLEGKRATTNASAYELLTPYCKEVVQARIVQDGHLFTGSGVSSSIDLGLYVLERLTDAATAERVQTDMSYPYYRTGTSFSVYHAKTGM
- a CDS encoding MFS transporter is translated as MKRDRGYAWVILIFLWMLGFAAAISRFVMSYYQHEMARDLSVDLTFISFTWSVNIAVAAICSPLGGWLTDRYGPKKMMLLNALFGVMSMLTVLTFRHPAGFFLGLGLLSGLSGMAASTGYVVVTSWFSRHKAKALMIMTSASSLGLAILTPLFVSNRDWLDWTTAFTFTLWITLVSIPLTLLIMKERKREEHEADPSAAESPPSAGRPRILPIAKEMVTSRTVLLVVFALFTCGFSMGTVEMHLMAIHRHHQISSVMFTSSLSILGLLELTGGLLFAFLLDRMSRSLALSFLYVFRIVAFMVLYLHFSASPILFSIIFGASYLGAIPGGILVAGEAMGHRSVGLQAGTLLIFHQAGAVLGSFSGGFLYDLTNSYQALIGINLIFSALSAMGYYRIHRALNRRRSVPGQPGGASLKKSL
- a CDS encoding PLP-dependent aminotransferase family protein, which produces MDTKHEQIVAHMIREVERGHIRSGHKLPSVRALAKMFSCSPNTVVRAYQTLERDDVIYPVPKSGYYLVEGRGSASARTESGPIDFASTTPRGDFLPFQEMEHCLRKAISLYKEELFGYTDPQGIFSLRNELSRYFHAQQMFAKPDQIAVVTGAQQAFSILTRMPFPSEEGRAVLVEQPTYFGFLAAARVAGCPVIGIHRDEHGIDLEVLESYFRSGQIKLFYTVPRFLNPLGTSYSLEQKRRIADLARQYDVYIVEDDYLADLEEDSKADPLYALDQSDHVIYVKSFSKTILPGIRMGAVLLPDRLLDPFIRHKNAADISSPILSQGTLELYIKSGMYNRHAARIREHYREKMRYAIEVCARVFGSGIHYTCPSSGVFITLRLPQYVKASALQDRLLQRGISVTNVDQHLLPENQRNDRIRLCIIGVEKPRIEAGMIVIEEEIRRLERRMR